The Sorex araneus isolate mSorAra2 chromosome X, mSorAra2.pri, whole genome shotgun sequence DNA segment gctccagtccACCACTGGCTTCTCATCTGCAAAGTGacaagaggagaggggaggggccggagtAATTGCATAGCGAGGAGGgctttgatctccggcatcccctttggtcccctgagcactgccaggagtaattctggcagagccaggactatcccctgagtgttgctgggggtggcccccaaattaagaggagaggagagtgcaCACAGGCTTGTTATGGGGACACATGGGTGTCACATGTCAAGCACACAGAGCCAGGCCCCGGGAGCCATCGTTCAAGAGGCATGACCACCTGTGGAGCCACTTTCCCACCAGACACCACCGTCCCCAGGAGATGAagtgtttttttcccctggaGTTTTCCTTGGCAGAGCAGGGGCAGAGAAGGCACCAGTGGGCCCCTCATCCCTGGTGGCCTCTCTCTGTCAGGGAACCTGGGCAGGGGTGGGTTTAACTGGGGCTCTGCAAGTGTGCGGGTGCAGAACCAGTTTCCCTGCTGGAAATACCCACCAGCCCATTTTGATGGGCTCACACTccttttttgttggttggttggtctggggaccacacccagcttgctgttcagggcttgctcctggctctcgactcagggatcactcctgccagtgatcagggggccacagggggtgccagggattctccccaggtcagccttgtgcaaggcaagcgccttccccgctgtactattgctctggcctcaggctTTTAACTATTCGTGAGCTTGTGCTACCATGCCCTGGACCTGGGGCGCAGCTACCCGTGGTAGGAACAAGAAAGCCTGCCCTGATAGAGAGAGCAAACAGAGATGGCGAAAGGGCTGTCTTGCACTGGCACTGGACCCGGCTCGCTCCAGACTAAACAATGTTTCTCAAAGTGGGGGGTCATGGCAGTCACCTCTTGGGGATTCGCCAAACTCTGTTCATGGACTTCACACAGCACCCGAGACGGACTCCTGGAAGTAGGGCagggaatcatttttttttctttttgggtcactcctggcgatgcatgggggttactcctggctctgcactcaggaattactcctggccgtgctcaggggaccatatgggatgctgggaatcgaacccgggtcggccgtgtgcaaggcaaacgccctacccgctgtgctattgctccagccgggCAGGGAATCATTTTTAAACAAGCAGTCCAGGGATCCAGGAAGCTAGTTCAGCGGCCGGGGCAAACGCCTTCTATGCACAagggtccaggttcaatccttggcacctcctGGGCCCTGGATTCCTTtgggtgtggctctggtggccctcGACACTGCAGGGCCTATGCAGCCTGGCATCCTTGGTCCAAACATGATGCCATCTGGGCCAGATGCCCAAGTTTATCCCAGGGTGGCACccagaacactgcttgggaggcccccctAAAGTAATGTGATtccccccctttatttatttatttatttattttgctttttgggtcacacccagcgatgcacaggggttactcctggctttgcactcaggaattgcacctggcggtgcttgggggaccatatgggatgccggggatcgaacccaggtcgtgtgcaaggcaaacgccctacccgctgtgctatcgctccgcccccccctttatttaaacaccgtggtttacaaagttgtccatgatgcaCTTGTTAcaagcatttaatattccaaccccaaccccactgccactgtcaccttccctccactttcGTCCCCATTTTCTTAACCCTCCCCCCCACGCCAGTCTCCTGAGCAGgcacacataatttattttatatggcttGTTACAAGTAAATAGCTaatggaataattaaaaaaaacttcagtaaaagaaaatttgtgaaaattattatatccaaCCATGGGGTCCTTTagtccttgtctgaaggtttactaagcgtttgctgctagtgcagccttttgtgttaatgttttcaCTGAGCTTAGTTGACGTCTCTgtaactttcccatctaatttgctgtgctacTGCCGGGATGTTGGGACTGTGAAATGTGGAGCTGTCGTGCAGTCACAAATGTAGCTGCACCCTTAggaactccagaatatttaatggGGCCTTGCGTGTACATGGCAGTGGTTGTGGGGTTATGGGCGCAGTTtccggggcttctggaagtacgggGGTGGGGTCTTCCCTCCCCTACTCCAAGAAGACTCCAGAGTTCTTGCTCAGCCTGAAGACCAGTGTGCCTGGAATTTtcggcagtttggcatctctgcagaggtTTGTCATGAGACAGTAGACTCGGGTCACTGGCATGGTGGCAtctatggggtgtgtgtgtggctccaGTGCTTCCGCTGGGTGAGCACCCAGCCTTTCCCCTTCACGAGGGCACCCCAGAGTCTTTAGCTGGGGGCAGAGGACCCTTGTGTCTGTGAAGTTTTACAGCTAGTTGATTAAATCTTCCAAGATTTAATCAAGAGTCTATAAAGCTgaggctggagcatagcacagcaggtagggcgtttgccttgcacgcggccgacccaggttcgattcccagcatcccatatggtcccccaagcaccgccaggagtaattcctgagtgcagagccaggagtgacccctgtgcattgccgggtgagatccaaaaagcaaaaaaaaaaaaaaaaaagtctataaagCTAGCCAATGGTTAAGCTGTTAAGCTTACACGGTGGTGGTTGTgggaagttttctattttttttaattaaatgaagacAGGGCTATTGGTAACAGTGGgcaaggcccttgtcttgcatgtggccaccccgggtctagtccccagcactgtgtatatTCCCCTGAGTGCTgttgccaggagtgttccctgagcacagaactaaaactcttagcaccactgggtacggcCCACCCCTGATCCCCACTtctccccacctcatccccccaaaagaagtgaAAAAGCAAAGGAGGAAGCTCTCCGGACAATCCTGAGATTAGAGAATTAGGCTAGTGGCCTCTAACTTTCCCAGGAGGTCAGAAAGAGCCAGAAGGCAAATGGGATCTCTGCTTATCAAGCCCCTGTCTGCAGAGACCGGAGTCAGAGACTTCGAGACAGACAGGGTCGGGGGTGGGCGGGCGAGGGAAGGTGTCCCACCTCCTTCACAGGCCTGTGGTTCTGGCTGAGGAAAGTGGGGGCTATTCTCTGATCCTGGGTTTAGGCAaatgtgtgtgtaggagggggcGGTGTGCAAAAGCTTTGCCTAGTGAGAAAAGGTGAACCGAGAGCAGGGAGGAGGTGAgccatggacacacacacacacacacacacacacacacacacacacacgtagtcAGTGCATTGATCCAAGATTCCCGGGCTCTAacaacttaaataattttttattacaaaaggaagaaaagaccaAAACGTCCCCCGAAATTCTCTCAGAGGTTCCCCCTCTCCGAGCCAATAAATAAGGTGGGGGTAATtgcctggaggagggggctggggtcatGATTCAGCAGAAAGGGGCGCTGAccctgggcaggggtgggaatGGCCATCCGGCCTGGTCCTGACCCCGGCCACAACGATCACATTGGCTAGAACACGGGCCTCTGGCCACGGAAACCGAAGCAGCCGTGCCCGGATGCGTTCCgggtggcagggggaggagacacccccccccccacctcccagccggCAGGACTGCGTCCCGCTGTGAGGCTTTCTCAGTCCGGGACAGCGTGAGTCCGGCCAGCTCCCTGCTGGCCCCCAGGGAATCTAGCAGCATCAACCGAGGAGGTGCGAGCCCACCTACAGGGGCGCCGAGACACGGGCTGGATCCTTCCCCAGAAGGTGGcccggtgggggggtggggggctgaagaGTCTGGGCGTGCGCTGGCTGGGTCAGGCCGGCCGGGCCAGCCTCCATGTGTCTGGGCCAGGAGCGAGCCCCCTCTCAGGCTCACCTCCTGGGTCCTTCGCCACACCAGGAGGCCGATGGGGGACACTGGCATGGGGCCTGGTCAAGTCTCAACCGTGGAGCTCTGGGGTGGAGGCGACGGTGGCGGCCAGTGAATCCGCTCGGGTCCCTTCCGGGATCAGCGCCCTCTGGCGGGGAGGCCGAGGCCAGCCCGCTGGGTCGGTTCCAGGAGTGCAGTGGAGGGACCCCCACCCTGTTCAGCTGCCCGGCCCGGCCATGCCCAGGGCGTGGAAGCTGCTGTCCTCCAACAACAGGCGTCCCAGGCGGTAGAGCAGCTGGGGGTACCAGTGAACGCCTTCCCCCGGGGTCCAGCTGCCCCACACCAAGTTAGGCAGCAGCCGCAGGGGCCAGAAGGCCAGCTGGGCCAGGCGGTGGTCGGCCACCGCCGCGAAGCAGGAGGCCACCACGTCCTCCACCACCAGCGTCCCGTGCCTGGTGAGTGGGGCGTAGGCCCCCAGGGCCACGTGGGTGGAGACGGCGGCTACTCGTGCCGGCTGGAGGCCTGGCACCCCGGCCACCAGCACGTACTGGCCCGGCTGCACCTGGCTGGCGAAGGTGGCCTGGAAGTGGGCCGCGGGCTCCGTGTGGTTGTCGGCAGTGAAGAGCAGGTGGGCGGGCGTGAGCGCCAAGCGGCGCGGGGGGTCCTGGGTCTCGATGACCTGGAAGGCCCTGGGCTGGGCCGGCTCCCGGTCCAGGAAGATGAGCACGTCGCTGAAGGTGGGGTTCCCGTCCTCCCCCATGGCCAGCACGCGGTCTCCGGGCCTCACCGCCGACAGGGCCACGCGCTGCCCGCTCTCCAGCCGCACCTGCGCGCCCGCGGGGAAGCAGCCGCCCGTCTTGGCGGCCGCGGAATGCTCTGTGGGAAGAAGGGACACGGCGGTGTTATGCCTGCGGCCAGCGATCCCCGTCCGGCTCCTGAAGCCCCCCTCTGCAGCGCCCCCCCAACTTGCTTCCCGGAagcccacctcaccccaccccaccatccaTCGGCCCCGTCTTCCCCAGTCTGACCCTCCGCCCCAGAGAACACAGTGTGGCTGCCAGTCCCAGCCGGGGAGGGAAAGGGCGTCCGAAGTCCCGGAGAGGGGGCAGAGACTTCGTCTGCTCTCACCCGGACCTTGCTGAGAAGGGCTCGGAGAAGTGGGTGTTGGTGGTCACCCTGGGCCCGGCATCCCCCAAGCTAAATCTTTAAGCTCATCCAGGATCTTGGACTTGACATTATCCCCCCCGCCATCATCACcacaaaagggggggaaaaaaacacaaccaAGTGTTCAGAGGTTCCCACAGTACTAGCACTGCCTTTAATCTAGACACCCCGGGTCTGTGTCACAGCTACGGTGGGGTCTGTATATGGAAACGCAAGAGTCACTTCCTGTGGAAAGAGGGGGCCTCGTAGGGAAGGGTCAGGCCAGGACCTGGTGCAGGGGCTGTTCATGTATTGGTCCCACGTGGGGTGGACCCAGAGTGGGGCAGAGAACCGTGTTGGGAGGAGGGGGGTCCTGGAGTGTGCCCCCTTTGAGCCAGAGCCTGCAGGGGAAGGTCGTGTGTGGCTGGAAGTGGACATTATTGGCATGTGGGAAATGTGGAGGAACAGGGTAGCCGTGGGATCACCCCTGGGtactgggtggggtggggcatcCGGAGAAGGGGGCGGTGGTCGGCCTGTGTGTGCGGGGTCAGTGAGTGCCACTGCTCAGATGCCCCCGCTCAGCCTTGGCGGAGGGCTGAGCCCATTGCCCACGGGGCTGGACAGGCTGTCACAGCAGAAATGGCTGAGGCGTCCGTGTTGGGGTTCAGtgtgtgggtggtggggaggggcaaTGCTGAGATGTGAGGACGGGGATGAAGACCCCCCTGTACCTGCCAATTCTGATCAACAAGGCGGTCATTCTGGGAAAATCCACTTTATTGAGTCCATTTGGTTTATCCTGGCCCCCACGGCTGACTTGACCCCCAAAATATCCAGCACtggggcactggggtggggggagagcctGTGCCCCCTGGGAAGAGTGGGTACTTCCAGCATTCATGGGCCTGACCTGCAGGCCGGTGGGGGACATCTGAACCTCTGCGGCCCGGACTTGGGGTCCCTCGTGCTggctccaccccgcctctgtgctGTTCTGGACCCTGAGGgcgggtggagggacaggtgtctGTCTGCCCGGCTGCCTCCGTCTGTCCAGCTCCAGAGCATCCTGCCGCCGGCTCTGGACGGTGGGCCGCCAGGACGGCCCTGTCTCCCTAGGTTCCCgcgggggtgggaaggggcaCTACCCGGCATAAGGAGGGGCAGGCGGTGACGAGCAGCAGCTGGGAGCGCCGCCGCCGATGTCCTCTGGCCCAGGGTCCCCGCCTCCATCCCCTGGCCGGCCTCTTCTTCTTGGCCCCCGCTGGTCCTGCAGTGCCTGCCCACGCCctgcggccccggccccgggcccagcccccggGCAGCGGCTCACCGGACTTGACGGAGCAATGCACGTGGGCTTTGGACTCGTAATAGACCCAGTCGAAGCCGGCCTCCACCGCCAGGCGCGCCAGCAGTCCGTACTTATTGCGGTCGCGGTCCGACGTGGTGATGTCTACCGCGCGGCCCTCGTAGTGCAGCGACTCCTCCGAGTGGTGACCGTCCTCGTCCCAGCCCTCGGTCACCCGCAGCTTCACGCCGGGCCACTGGTTCATCACCGAGATGGCCAGCGAGTTCAGGCGGTCCTTGCAGCGCTGCGGCGGGAAGCGCGCCGGGTTAGAGCGAGGCCCGGGCTGCGCGGGGCCGGCGGAGGTGCAGCCTGGCCGCGGACTCTCCCAGCGCACCCGCCCGAGCGTGCACACACACCCGCCGCCCCGGAGAGAGAACCGGACCACACCTGGGGCGCGGCGAATCCGGTGGGCGCCCTCGAATCGCCCGTCTTTAGCAAGCGCTTCCTGCCCTCGCCGCGCGCTCGGCCCAACCGCCCGGCTGCACCTTTTCAGCATCTAGACCCGCTCTCCTCGAGGCACCCTGGAGCGGGCAGCAGGGACCAACCCCTGCCTCTAGGGTGGAGGTGGTAAGCGGGGTCCACCGCCTGCGGCTGGCCTGCTAGGCGTGCAAGGCCCGACGTGGCCAGTAGATGTCACCGTAGCCCCAGGGCTGAGGCTCCAGGC contains these protein-coding regions:
- the IHH gene encoding indian hedgehog protein — translated: MSPARLRPRLRLCPLLLPPLLLLLLVLLLVPAARGCGPGRVVGSRRRPPRKLVPLAYKQFSPNVPEKTLGASGRYEGKIARSSERFKELTPNYNPDIIFKDEENTGADRLMTQRCKDRLNSLAISVMNQWPGVKLRVTEGWDEDGHHSEESLHYEGRAVDITTSDRDRNKYGLLARLAVEAGFDWVYYESKAHVHCSVKSEHSAAAKTGGCFPAGAQVRLESGQRVALSAVRPGDRVLAMGEDGNPTFSDVLIFLDREPAQPRAFQVIETQDPPRRLALTPAHLLFTADNHTEPAAHFQATFASQVQPGQYVLVAGVPGLQPARVAAVSTHVALGAYAPLTRHGTLVVEDVVASCFAAVADHRLAQLAFWPLRLLPNLVWGSWTPGEGVHWYPQLLYRLGRLLLEDSSFHALGMAGPGS